The Triticum aestivum cultivar Chinese Spring chromosome 7B, IWGSC CS RefSeq v2.1, whole genome shotgun sequence genome window below encodes:
- the LOC123159391 gene encoding 60S ribosomal protein L23-like gives MDLVVPIPYVPDEKGYAFALKDGSTYSFRFLFIVSNNIVSGLKYTNTVWKTGVRGHRGSAGNKFRMSPGLPVAATVNCADNTSAKNLYIISVKVIKGRLNRLPSACVDDMVMATVKKGKPDLRKKVMPAIIVRQCKPCHHKKVGDEATVHLVPGGDRAGRQLQEP, from the exons ATGGACCTGGTCGTGCCCATACCATACGTCCCCGACGAGAAGGGCTACGCCTTCGCGCTCAAGGACGGCAGCACCTATAGCTTCCGCTTCTTGTTCATCGTCTCCAACAACATTGTGTCGGGGCTCAAGTACACCAACACCGTCTGGAAGACTGGAGTAAGAG GGCATAGAGGTTCTGCTGGTAACAAGTTCCGAATGTCGCCGGGTCTGCCGGTTGCAGCCACTGTCAACTGCGCTGATAACACTAGTGCCAAGAACCTCTACATCATCTCTGTGAAGGTAATCAAGGGGCGCCTGAACAGGCTCCCTTCTGCCTGCGTTGATGACATGGTTATGGCCACTGTCAAGAAGGGCAAGCCAGACCTGAGGAAGAAAGTCATGCCGGCTATCATTGTGAGACAGTGTAAGCCATGTCACCATaagaaagttggcgatgaagcaactgtgcatctcgtcccaggaggagatcgagccgggaggcagctTCAGGAGCCATGA